The following are from one region of the Vibrio hyugaensis genome:
- a CDS encoding F0F1 ATP synthase subunit epsilon yields the protein MAPITFHLDVVSAEKRIFSGRVETFQVTGSEGELGIFHGHTPLLSAIKPGMVRIVKQHGHEEFIYVSGGMVEVQPGTATVLADTAIRGEDLDAAKAEEAKRRAEEQIQNQHGDMDFAQAASELAKAIAQLRVIELTKKRR from the coding sequence ATGGCACCAATAACCTTTCACCTAGACGTAGTAAGCGCTGAGAAACGCATTTTCTCAGGTCGCGTTGAAACGTTTCAGGTGACCGGTAGCGAAGGTGAGCTGGGTATTTTCCACGGCCACACTCCGCTCCTGTCCGCTATTAAGCCTGGTATGGTGCGTATTGTGAAACAGCACGGCCACGAAGAGTTCATTTATGTCTCTGGTGGTATGGTCGAAGTTCAGCCTGGTACTGCTACAGTACTGGCTGATACAGCGATTCGTGGTGAAGATCTAGACGCAGCGAAGGCAGAAGAAGCCAAGCGTCGCGCTGAGGAGCAAATCCAGAATCAGCATGGCGACATGGACTTCGCACAAGCGGCCAGTGAACTGGCTAAAGCCATTGCTCAGCTACGAGTTATCGAGCTGACCAAAAAGCGTCGCTAA
- the glmU gene encoding bifunctional UDP-N-acetylglucosamine diphosphorylase/glucosamine-1-phosphate N-acetyltransferase GlmU, with protein MKFSAVILAAGKGTRMYSNMPKVLHTLAGKPMAKHVIDTCTGLGAQNIHLVFGHGGDQMKQTLAEEPVTWVLQAEQLGTGHAVDQAAPQFEDDEKVLILYGDVPLISAETIENLLDAQPTGGIALLTVILDNPMGYGRIIRKNGPVVAIVEQKDATEEQKLIKEINTGVMVATGGDLKRWLAGLNNENAQGEYYLTDVIAAAHDEGRAVEAVHPVNAIEVEGVNDRAQLARLERAFQSMQAQKLLEQGVMLRDPARFDLRGELQCGMDCEIDVNVIIEGNVSLGDNVVIGTGCVLKDCEIDDNTIVRPYSVIEGATVGEECTVGPFTRLRPGAEMRNDSHVGNFVEVKNARIGEGSKANHLTYLGDAEIGQRTNIGAGTITCNYDGANKFKTIIGNDVFVGSDSQLVAPVTIADGATIGAGTTLTKDVAEGELVITRVKERKITGWQRPVKQK; from the coding sequence ATGAAATTCAGTGCTGTGATTCTTGCTGCGGGTAAAGGTACTCGTATGTATTCGAACATGCCTAAAGTGCTACATACTTTGGCAGGGAAGCCGATGGCAAAACATGTTATCGATACATGTACTGGCCTAGGCGCACAAAACATCCACCTCGTATTTGGTCACGGTGGTGATCAAATGAAGCAGACGCTTGCAGAGGAGCCAGTAACATGGGTGCTTCAGGCAGAGCAATTAGGTACTGGTCACGCGGTTGATCAAGCTGCACCGCAATTCGAAGATGACGAGAAAGTACTAATACTGTACGGCGATGTTCCACTGATTTCTGCGGAAACTATTGAAAACCTTTTAGATGCACAGCCTACGGGTGGTATCGCATTGCTAACGGTGATACTGGATAACCCAATGGGCTATGGTCGTATCATTCGTAAAAATGGCCCTGTTGTGGCTATCGTTGAACAAAAAGATGCGACAGAAGAGCAGAAGCTCATCAAAGAAATCAACACTGGCGTAATGGTAGCAACTGGTGGTGATCTAAAACGCTGGCTTGCTGGCTTGAACAATGAAAACGCGCAAGGTGAATATTACCTAACTGACGTTATCGCGGCCGCGCACGATGAAGGTCGTGCGGTAGAGGCAGTACACCCAGTAAACGCGATTGAAGTGGAAGGCGTTAACGATCGTGCTCAACTGGCTCGTTTAGAGCGTGCATTCCAATCAATGCAAGCACAGAAACTGCTAGAACAAGGCGTTATGCTGCGTGATCCAGCACGTTTCGATTTACGCGGTGAACTGCAATGCGGTATGGACTGTGAAATCGACGTCAATGTGATCATCGAAGGCAACGTTTCACTAGGTGATAACGTAGTGATTGGTACTGGCTGCGTTCTAAAAGATTGTGAAATCGATGATAACACTATTGTTCGTCCTTACAGTGTGATTGAAGGTGCTACCGTTGGTGAAGAATGTACGGTTGGTCCATTTACTCGCCTGCGTCCTGGGGCGGAGATGCGTAACGATTCTCACGTAGGTAACTTCGTCGAAGTGAAAAACGCGCGTATTGGTGAAGGTTCTAAGGCAAACCACCTAACTTACCTTGGTGATGCAGAGATTGGTCAACGTACTAACATCGGCGCGGGTACCATTACTTGTAACTACGATGGTGCGAACAAGTTCAAGACCATCATTGGTAACGACGTCTTCGTTGGCTCAGATAGCCAGCTTGTTGCGCCAGTGACGATTGCTGATGGTGCGACCATTGGTGCGGGTACTACGTTAACCAAAGATGTCGCAGAAGGTGAGTTAGTGATCACTCGCGTAAAAGAGCGCAAAATTACCGGTTGGCAACGTCCAGTGAAGCAGAAGTAA
- a CDS encoding transporter substrate-binding domain-containing protein, whose product MKKTLLALGMCLLAITQVAHAESRLQEILDKGVLRVGTTGDWNPMTMKDPATNSYRGFDIDVTKELAKDLGVKVEYVATDWKTLVNGITANKYDITGSASLNMSRAKVAGYSQPYFYLAFVPVVQKKDLAKFSDWDDFNKPEVKVAATLGTVQEKMVKAFFPSAEHIVIEAPARDFQELLARRADVSVTSNVEAATLVEKFKQLAIVPVKEPRKPTPIAMLLPQDDQVWINYINHWVELKKTQGFFKQTAEKWGLKSM is encoded by the coding sequence ATGAAAAAAACGTTGCTTGCGCTAGGAATGTGTCTGCTTGCGATAACTCAAGTTGCTCATGCAGAAAGTCGTCTACAAGAGATCTTGGACAAAGGTGTGTTGCGTGTCGGAACGACAGGGGATTGGAACCCGATGACAATGAAAGATCCGGCAACGAACAGCTATCGTGGATTTGATATTGATGTCACGAAAGAGCTTGCCAAAGATCTTGGCGTTAAAGTGGAATACGTTGCGACCGATTGGAAGACCTTGGTTAATGGCATTACCGCCAATAAGTACGACATCACGGGGAGCGCTTCTTTGAATATGTCGCGCGCTAAGGTGGCGGGTTACAGCCAACCGTATTTCTATCTTGCGTTTGTACCAGTGGTACAAAAGAAAGATTTGGCCAAGTTTTCTGATTGGGATGATTTCAATAAACCAGAAGTGAAAGTGGCAGCAACCTTGGGTACGGTGCAAGAAAAGATGGTCAAAGCGTTTTTTCCATCGGCTGAGCACATTGTCATTGAGGCGCCAGCACGTGATTTTCAAGAATTGTTAGCTCGCCGTGCCGACGTATCGGTAACATCAAATGTAGAAGCAGCTACGCTGGTGGAGAAGTTTAAACAATTGGCGATTGTTCCGGTGAAAGAACCTCGCAAGCCAACCCCAATAGCGATGCTGCTGCCGCAAGATGACCAAGTTTGGATTAACTACATCAATCACTGGGTTGAGTTAAAGAAGACGCAAGGTTTCTTCAAACAAACCGCAGAGAAATGGGGCTTAAAAAGTATGTAG